One segment of Vulpes lagopus strain Blue_001 chromosome 8, ASM1834538v1, whole genome shotgun sequence DNA contains the following:
- the LOC121496539 gene encoding transcription factor BTF3 homolog 4-like, which translates to MNQEKLAKLQAQVRIGGKGTARRKKKVVHRTATADDKKLQSSLKKLTVNNIADIEEVNMIKDDGTVIHFNNPKVQASLSANTFAITGHAEAKPITEMLPGILSQLGADSLTSLRKLAEQFPRQVLDSKAPKPEDIDEEDDDVPDLVENFDEASKNEAN; encoded by the coding sequence ATGAATCAAGAAAAGTTAGCCAAACTTCAGGCTCAGGTCCGGATAGGGGGCAAAGGTACAGCTCGCAGAAAGAAAAAGGTGGTACATAGAACAGCTACAGCTGATGACAAAAAACTTCAGAGTTCTCTAAAAAAACTGACTGTGAATAATATAGCTGATATTGAAGAGGTGAACATGATTAAAGATGATGGGACAGTTATTCATTTCAACAATCCCAAAGTCCAAGCTTCCCTTTCTGCTAACACCTTTGCAATTACTGGTCATGCAGAAGCCAAACCAATCACAGAAATGCTTCCTGGAATATTAAGTCAGCTTGGGGCTGACAGCTTAACAAGTCTTAGGAAGTTAGCTGAACAGTTCCCTCGGCAAGTGTTGGATAGCAAAGCACCCAAACCAGAAGACATTGATGAAGAGGATGATGATGTTCCAGATCTCGTAGAAAATTTCGATGAGGCATCAAAGAATGAAgctaactaa